A region of the Meles meles chromosome 18, mMelMel3.1 paternal haplotype, whole genome shotgun sequence genome:
TTCAGCGATTAGGGGTTCCCAGACCCTGTCTCTGGGCCATACCTTTTTTTCACCAAGTCACCTCCATTTCTAGTGGTACATGGTTCCAGCCGCTGCGCCCCTTTCCTCACCTGGTCACCCTCCACCCCTTTTGAAGTCACCTCCAAATCCACCCTTCCTAGGGCTTGTCTGGAGGGCTTCTGTCACCTCGAGATAAGGAGCATccggtcccccccccccccgttgccCCTTAATTTCCTCGGGGACAGCTGGTGCTGTTTAGATCCCACGCCCTCCAATCCAATCAGCCCCCCGAGAGGAGTGCACCCACGTTATCACCGGTTCCCAACTGTGAACAGGCCCCCTACAAGTCAGAGTGCATCAGGGCTTTCTGCGACAGGGCTCCTCGTCTTCCCCGGGACAGCCTACAGCACCCCTCTTCCTTCCCCGACGCCCCTCAACCTGTCCTGTCTTGTTGATCCGGCGACGGGTGGCGCTGGCTCCGGTTCCaggctcctccctccctgtccctcgcCAGCGGAGCTTCCCCCCACGCCGGGCTACGCGCCCCGGACCCCAGGTAGGAGGAAGGGTGTCTCCGCAGAGCGCCCTGGTCCGGCGAAGTCAGAGCACCAGGCCGGGCGCCTGGACCAAGCAGAgcggcggcggaggcggcggcagcggcagcggcagtgGGGAgctgaggcggcggcggcggcgacagcAGCTCCCCCTCCTCGGAGAGCCGgcccgggggcggggcagggggcggaGACGCCGGGAAAGAGGGGGGGGTGCAGCCGGGCGGGCGGAACCCGGGGGTTCCTtggaggcagggagtggggaCAGTCTTAGACGCAGATGAGCGGAGGCAAGGCCGCACGTCTTGGGGTTCAGAGGAGGAGAGACAAGGAGGTGACTGCACGGAACGGAACCCTGGATGGGAGGAGAGGTTGAGCTTAAGATGGACGGAATGGCGGACGCTGGGAGAATGGAAAGAGGGACCCTACTGCCCGGCTTGGGAGGGCAGAACTGAATGAGGAAAGAGGGGTCGaactgcagaggggaggggcggtggtgagatccagcccggGGCGCAACCTGGCCTGGCCTTCTTAATCTCTCCGATTTTGTGCAAGCCAAACTGGTCAGTCGCTGGTCTCCACACCTTCCTGCTGTGTTTTGTCAGCAAATATgcacccccactccctccctatTGACTCCCAAAAGACCATAAAAATTGGGAAGATGGTGGCGGGAGGATGCGCAATGCCAGGAGGAGTGCTGGCCACAGACCTGGGGAGTAAAGGGGCCAGAAATGGGACGACAGGTGCCAGAGACGGGACAGGAGGATGAGGAGGCCCCTTCGAGGCCTTCTCGGCGGTGCTCTCCGGACCCAGAACGCTCAGTGTGTCCCCTCCGCGAGGGGCTAGCAGCCCCCGCCACATCCCCCTGGCCAACAGAAGCACCTTTCCACGCGGGTAGGAACAGCGTCTTTAATGGGCCCCGCCTCCCACGCCAGCTAAGCCGCCCCCCTTGCGTGCAGCCTTCGCCTCCTCCACCGCAGCGCCCAGGGCCTGGGCTGGGTCCCCACGGAGCCGGGCCAACGCCCCGAGCAGCGCAGCGGCGCCATCCCCCGCGCGGAGCTCCTGGCCGCTCAGAAAATAGTGGGGCAGCGTCCCGGCCTCGAGCACGCGGCCCAGCTCATCCAGCAGCCCGAGGCAGCAGGCGCCCGCGTTCTCGGGACGCGCGAGATAGAGCGCGGGCAGCCGCTCGCACGCCCAGTAGAGCAGCGTCCGCAGGAGGTAGGGCGCCGCGGCCCGGGTCCCGGCCACCAGCGGGCGCAGCAGCGCCTGGGCCGCCGCGTGCGCTTGCAGCAGCGGAGCGGGTATGCGCGCCTTGAGCGCCAGCTCCTGGCGGGCGAAGCAGAGCTGCCAGCCGGCGGCGCCCGGCCCCTTGGTGTGGCCGCCGGGCACCAGGTAGAAGGATGACGACTCGGGGGCTAGCGGGCCAGCCCACGAGTGGCTCCGAGCACCCTCGGGCCAGCCGGCCACGGACACCACGGGAATCAGGTCGAAGAGCAGGACGCGGCGCGGCGGCCCCGGCGTGGCCAGGAGGACGGTGGTGAACCCTGCGTGGCGGGCGGCGTGGACCAAGCGTGGGGCACCCGGGACCGGGAACAGGGACTCAGCCACCGCGGCCAGTGAAGCAAAGAACCACGTAGCCACCTGGATGGGGCAAAGTGTGGGCCAAGCCTCCCAGTCCTCCGACAGCAGTGGGACTGGGCTGAGGACCGCTGCTTTCCCGATGTCACCATTCAGGTTTTTCAGTGGGGTGGAAGAGCCGTGATCGATTCCGTCTTGCTCAGGCGGCTTGGGCCCTGAAACGTTACTAGCGGGTTCTTCCAAAGACACGTTTGGCTCAGGTTCAGTGACATAACCGTGCTGGTCCATGGAGGTTTGGGGGCCCTCGGGACCTCCTTCACTTTTGGTTCGGTGGATGGAGTTACGTCCTCCTGGGACTGGAGGTCCTAGGCAATCCCGCCAAGCGTCCCGGATCGGGGTTCCACGGATCTGCTCTGGGAGGCACAGCCACGCGGAACAGGACTCCACATCCAGCTGGAGCTCCTGCCCTGTGCCGTCTAGCGAAAACACGGGCACTAGGAGTGTAAAGCCGACATCGTAATGAGGTCCCCGGATGTAAGGACCTAGGGGTGCAGGTCCCAGATCCAGGGAGCCCTCGCGAATCCCACCACGAAGCAGCAAGAGCTCTGCTTGGGGTGGAAACCGGGGGTCCCGACGGTGAACAAGACCTACGGGAGGAGACGGGTTCTGGAGGGCATGGCACAAAGcctgggcggggtggggcggggctgaAGGCTGCGAGCGGCCGGAGGCGGGGAGAGTGACTTACCCAGCAAAGAGAAGACGAAGTCCTTGGCCCGGAGGAGGTCGGGCCCCGGCTTGGGCGCGTCACTCCAGCTCTCCTGCACGCCGAGCTCCTGGATCAGCTGCGTTAGTTCCTGCAGCTGCGCCCCGGAGCAGAAGTCGATGTCGGTGAGCGgccgggctggggctgggggcggcgGGCCCCACCAGGGCGCACTCCCCCAGACCGCCGAAGCCATGTGGCTCAGCCGTTTGGGGCTAAGGAAAACCCGGACGGGAGGACGCTTAGACGGGCCGCTCCTCTGCGGCCAAACAGTCGCCCGCGTTCTTCTCTCCTCCCGAGGCCGCCGGAGTGCCCCAGGCACAGTTCGTCAGAGGGTCTGCAGCTGAAGGGCTCTAAATTTAGTCTTGAAACCGAACAAATAAATACCTCCAACGCCGTTGCCCTTTTCTCAAATGCTGGTCCCCGCCCCCATGGAACGGCTCACCTGACTCAGCAGGTAAAAAGTCGCTGTTGGGCCCTCCGATGGGATGTTGatagtcgccgccgccgccgcccctggTCTGCCTCCCCTTACCTCTCTTTCAGAAGCCCTTTGTGGTCTGCGGCTACCCTCTTAGGGATAGCTGCAAGGGGTGGGCAGACAGCGGACAGAAGGATTCAACAGGTATCTCCTTCCTGGAGCCCGAGGCGACGCCCCCAAGCTGCAGGCACGCCCCCTTCTGGAGGCCGTGCGGCCAATTccggcccggccccgcctccTGCGGGAGATCAGCCGCGCTCCGCGCCGCGGAGCTCTCGCGCTGTGCTGGGGGTTGTAGTTTGTCTCCCGCGCTGCCGGGGCGCTGAGGCCACGCCCCTGCATCCTTTCGTGTTCCGCTGAAGTAGTGCCTGATGGAAGTTGTAGTTTCTGTGGAGATCAACTCCTGTGACTTTCAAGCCCAGGTCAGGCCCACGCGAATATTCCGTGGGGTTGGAACAGGATGGCTCGGAAGAGCAAATAATAAAGGGGGACATACCCTAGGGGCCTGGGGGGCAATGGGGGCCTCCGCATCTCTTGTGGGAGTAGAGGAGCCCGGGTCGCTTAGATCTAGGAGGGGTCGTCCACGCTATCATAACTTCATTTGAGAGACGAGACTGCAGCCTATAAAGGCTGCACATGGTCGGGCGCGGCCAGAGAGGGCTCCCAGCTGGGTGCCAAGGCATCCCTTCCGGGTCAGTGTCAGGCAAGCACACACAGGTGGTGACCCAGGAAAAACATCTGGCTCAGGGAAGGGACATAGGTATTGGCCATGCCCAACTCGGGCCTGTGAGTGCTGGCGGGGAACACACCTCAGGATCGGCCAGCTCACGCGCGCACGCAGAAGTGTTATCAGGACTGAAAATCAAGTGCGGAGGAAAATCCcagctgggctggggcagggcaggggaacGCTCTCAGGAGGAGGGAATCACCTGCAGTGACCACGGCCACCAGAGATACAGCTCTAGCCCAGGATGAGACGGggacccagaaggagaagacagaACCACAGGGAACCAGGGACAGGCCCGCAGACCAGACCAGTCCGCCGCCAGACCAGGACTTCTGACATTCCCTTTGCACCCCTCCCTGGAAGGACTATGTCCAAGGTGAGGTTGGCCCACGTCCGCAGCAAAGAGCTGCGTAGGAGGGGACTCTCAGAATCGAGCTTGATTTGGGGAGCCCCGATCTCAGGGGTTCCGAGTCCCTGACAAAGAAACCTCTTCGCCCTCAGCAACCTTGAGGCCCAAAACACAGCCCAGAACGGGAGAGGCAGGTTTCCATATACCTGGTTGTGACCTGAGAGACCAGATGGGGAAGACTGAAGGCTGGGCTCTTTCTCACAGTCTGGGGGGGCAATCGGGTATAAAGTGTGCctgctctttccctcctccccagaggGTGGCCTCTCGGTCACACTGAAAACGACTGAGTTCTCTGGGTTCTGTGCGAGCTTTGAAGATGCTGGGTTTGAGTGACAAGGGAAAGGAAAGTTTCTGTAAATTCTAAAGCATTGCTGTCCGATACATTTTTCTGTGACCATGGAAAGGTTCTAAATCTGTGCCGTCCAATACAGTAGCCACACATGGCTACCCAGCACTTAAAATGTAGGTAATGAGACTGAAGAacggaattttaaaaaaaaaattttttaagtaggctccatgcatgcccaacgtggggcttgaactcccgaccctgagattgagagtcacatgttctaccaattgagccagccagacgcctctaaattttaatttgaattaatttatgttttaacaGTCATATTTGGCTCATGGCCGCTGTATTGGACGAGGCAGCTCTGGGCCTTGGGGATCAGGGGTTCCGCCACACAGGGATGCAGGAGAAACAGGGGCAGGGATAGAGTAGCAGCCCTCATCGGGccccgtgggggtgggggggcacagtATCAAGAACAGGGCTAGGGTGGGATGTCCCCAAACAACCACACAGTCGTTCTCTCGCCTCTTTATTCCTGATGCCCCTTTGCCCCCTCTTTCTCCAAGGTTCTCATCACACTCTGATATCCCCAGTCCTTGGTGGTCTCCGGGGGGTTGCTGCACGCCTCTTGGCGACTGCGTCTGGGAGACAGAGCTTCACACTTGTCCCTGCCTGCCCCACACTGTCTCTGGCGGGCATCGAAGACCACGTGCCCGACCCGGGTGCCTGACCCAGGGCAGTAGGGCTTCCAGTTGACTTTGGGAGGCATGGACATCTGGCGATAGCTCTGGGAGGCTGAAGGTACTGGATCCACGGGCCGGTGAGCCCAGTCTTGGCCACCTGCTCGCCGGGGGGATGGCTGCAGCTCAATTAGCAAAGGGACCTCTGAGAAGGTTTGCAGGTCATTGTAGATCACCACCGGGGGCTTGGGCGAGCTGGAGTTCTGACTAGGTGAGGCAGGTGGCCACGGAAGGCGCTGTTGTGGGTCTTCTTTCTGGGGAGCCTGCTCCGATGCACATGACTTCGGGCACAGTGAGGACTTTGGGGTCTGAGGGAGACCCAAGACTTGGACTGAGTCGGTACTTGGAGCAAGGCCTGGGTTCTTGGGGTGGTTGGGATATGAGATAAGAGGTGAATCCTTGTGGAGGCTGGATTCCCTAATAAGGCTTTGAGTCTTGGGGAGGACATGGTCTTGCGTAAAGGCTGGGCCCTTATGGGGGCCAGGATCTTGATTAATTCCTGGGTACTGGTGGAAATTAGGGTCTTGGGTATATTCTGGGCTCCTGTAAATTCCAACATCTTGTGTCTGGCCACATCTTTCGACTTCAACGGCTTGTGTCAGGCCTGGATTCTTAGCGAGGTCAGAATCTTGAGTAAGGCCTGGATTCTTGTAGTCTCCGGAGTCTTGGGTAAGGCCTGAGCCCTTATGGAGACCAGAGGTTTGGATCAAGCCTGAGCACCTGTTGACTCCAGAGTCTTGGTATGGACTCTTCTGTGGGCAAGGATCTTGGGGAAGGCCTAGACTCCTGGAGACTCCCAGCTCATGAGTATGACCTGTGCTCTTGTAAATTCCAGAATCTTGAGAGGGGCCCGTGCTATTATGGAGGCCTGTTGTCTGGGAGAGATCTTGCCTTTTATGGTGTGTAGTCTCTTGGTTTTGTTCTAGATTCCTATAGATGTCAGAGTTTTGCATAAAGCCTGAACTCCTCTGAATGTCAGAAGTTTGGGGAAATGGTATGTCCTTGTGGAGGTTACAAGGTTGGGCGAGACACGGACTTCTAAAGATTCCTGCATTTTGAGTTGGACCTAGGCTCTTTTGGGGGCCAGAATCTTGGGTGATGACCAGATTCTTGTGAAGTCCAGAATCTTGAGAAGGGCTCCGACTCTTGCAGAGAGAAGAGTCTAGAGTAAGGCCTGGGGGCTTGTTTAGGTCTGGATCTTCAGCAAGGCCTGGGTTCCTGGAAATTCTCAAGTCCTTTGAAAGGCTTGAAGTCCTTTGGAGGCCAGAATCTTGGTTGAGGCCCAGACTCCCCTGAAGCTTAGGGGGCTGGGGTGGAATTGGGGGTTGGAAAGTCTTGGAGAAGTGTGGAGGGATAGGGAACTGGGAAGAGGAGACGGACTGAGAAGACTTGGAGGTCGGGGGAAAGGTGGGGGGTCGCACTGAGGCAGAGAGCTCCTGGTGGTTGGAGGCTTGATGAGGGACAAAGGATCTGGGGGACATAAGAGGCAGAGAAAGTGTGCACGGGGGAGGGATGGTGCTCACTGAGCTTTGGGTCGTGGTCGGAGAATGAAAGCAACGCTGAGAAGGTGTGGCCTCCTTGGAGTAGACGAGGAATTTGGGGTAGACCGGAGTCTGAGAATCTGTGCGTCTCCTCTCCGAACTGCAGGGATGGAAGCTGAAGTAAGGGAAGGTCTTGGGCTGGAAGACCTTGTCTTTGGCCTCATTCGAGATCTTCCATTCCACATTCCCCAACTCCAGGTAGCCCAGGACGGAGCCTGTGGAGGGCTTGGCACTGTCCCTGTTGGGTTGCTTCGTCGTTGGCTCCGCTGTACCAGAGCTGTCCAGACCCTGACCCTCTTGGGGCCTGGGGAGGGTGCCCGCGTCCTTTCTGGAATACGCAGAGGGCGGAGGGGGGCACACATGGTGTGCGCTTTGCTTCACCCTGCGGGCATCGTAGACCACGTGGCCAGTGGGAAGGTCTTGGCCAAAGGCAGTCAGGGTAGAGGGAATAGGAGTTAGGATGGGGGTACGGGTGGTGACAGAGACCGGAGTGGAGACAGGAGTGGTCATCagggtcatgaccagagctgggCCAGGTGCTGGGACAGAGAttgggccaggggctgggggaggggctgggacaagggtagttgggggaggggctggggcagaggtgggagtggGCACCAGGGGCTGAGGGACATGGGTGTGGGTTAGATGAGCATGGGCTATTACACGCTCAGGGGTGTGACCCAGGGGATGGGCTGAGGGGTGCTCGGGGTTCTGGGCCTGGGCAGGAGTGGGCTGAGTGTGCTCAGGGGTAAAGCCTGGAGGGTAGGTATGGGCCTGGACTGCGGTGTGCTCGGGGCCATGGACCAGGGCCGGGGTGTGTTCAGCGGCATGGGCTTGGGGGGCGATGTGCTCAGGGGTGAGGCCTACGGAGTAGGTATGGGCCTGAAGGGAGTGGTACTCGGGGGCTTGGGCTGGGGAATGGATCTGGGCCTGAGGCAGGTTATACTCAAGGGTTTGAGCTGGGGAGCAGGTGTGGGCCTGGGGGGTGGTGTGCTCGGGAGCATGGGCTGTAAAGGAAGTATGGGCCTGGGGGGTGGTGTGCTCAGGGGTGTGAGTTGGGAAGGAGGTCTGGGTCTGGGAGGTGTGGTCAGGGGCGTGGGCTAGGGAGGAGGAGTGGGCCCCACGGGTGGTGTGGTCAGGGGTGTGGGCTGGGAAGGAAGTGTGGGCCTGGGGAGTGGTGTGCTCAGGGGTGTGAGTTGGGAAGGAGGTCTGGGCCTGGGGGGTGTTGTGTTCAGAGGCATGGGCTAAGGAGGAGGCGTGGGCCCCGGGGGTGGTGTGCTCAGGGGCGTGGACGGGGAAGGAAGTTTGGGCCTTGGGGGTGGTGTGGTCAGGGGTGTGGGCTGGGAAGGAAGTGTGGGCCTGGGGAGTGGTGTGCTCAGGGGTGTGAGTTGGGAAGGAGGTCTGGGCCCCGGGGGTGGTGTGCTCAGGTCCATGGGCTAAGGAGGAGGCACGGGCCCTGGGGGTGGTGTGCTCAGGTCCATGGGCTGGGAAGGAGGTCTGGGCCTGGGCTGTGGTGTGCTCAGGGGTATGGGCTGGGGAGTGAGTGTGGGtctgggcgggggcatggggtGGGTCATAGTCTGGGGTGTTGGTCTTGCTCTCATGGGCTAAGAGGAGGGGAACCACGTCCACCGTGCTCATCCTGGGGAACTGGGAAGGTGTCTCATGCCTGGAGATAAAGGGAGCCTGGGCCTTTAAGACTGTGACCTGAGGGGCTTCCCCAGCTCCCATCACTCTCTCCTTCCACGGTCCCCAGGGAGcgtccacgggagccccggcgtGCCCACACGGAGGCGGCACCCAGCAGCACCCAGAAGCTTTCTCGTCGTTCGTGTCTGGAATCCAGGAGCTGAGGTGGTTAGGGTACCCGGCCAGGAAGCCGGGGCGACGGTGGAAGCGGGAGGCGACTCTCGAGCACAGGTTCTTGGGGTCCACGGAGCAGCGGGTGCACATGGGATGGCCGCCTGCACAGCTGGGATGCTTGTCTGTGggcacagcagggagggggcaAGGCCAGGGCTCCTGAGGGGCTGAGAGAGGGGACGGGCCCACATCCCTTGAGGCCCTGCTGGGGTCCACTcacctttggggaaaaaatgatggaaaaggATCCGCAGGGAGCCCTTCAGATGCCTCCAGAGCTGAGGGGAACAGCGGGGGGAGCCCGGACGTGCGGTGAGCCCTGCCGCCCAGCCCGTGCTCGGCCCCATCCCGGCAGCCCACCCACCTCGGCCCCTTCCCACCGCGGGGTTCCCCCGACCCTGTTGCCCCCGCCCTGACCAGAGTCACCACGTTGATCCCCACGTTGAGCAGAATGACGCTGCCCAGAATCAGAAGGATGGATTCTCCAAGGTCCTGGCACTTCCTGGGGTTGGTACCAGAGCACGCTTGGGCTCCGTGGTGGGCTCGCTCACCCATGGCTGGGGGTCCCAGGACTACCTGGGCCCCCCTGTGGCCCCCACATACTCACTAGGAGCCAGACTCCTGTcgtgggggagggggcgagggACTGGGTCACAATGGGGCAGGTGTTGGGTCACAATGAGGGAGGGGAGCAAACGGGGGGCCTAGGACGGCCTGCTCTGGTAACCAGGTTCTCCTCACCTGAGCCCCCAAAGTCAAGCGGGACTGGAAACCATCGCCCTGCGCTGGGGCCCTCGTTCCTCCTCTGTTCCCTCACTGCCCTACCTTGCTCCCTCCAACACTTCAGCAGTCCCTCCCCTCGGCCACTCCCGAGGCTGGGAAGACCTTGGCCTCAGAGCCTTgaccttctccctgccctccatggGCTGGGAGGTGGCCCTGGATCTGAGCCGAGGTGGGACGCAGGGGCCTGGAATCTGACCTTCACCGGGTCGTGTGGGGCTGAGCCTCGGAGCCCACTTACGGATCGGGGAGGGCAGCCGCCCAGAGCTGCTCAGACACGGGTGGTGGCGGTCTCCCCATAGGACAGGGGGCGGGACCAGGGTCCTGCCAGGGGGGACGGAGGCCACAGCCACGGGGACGCAGGCTGACAGGAGGAGGGGCCCTTCCCAGCCCCAGAACACACCACAGTGCTTCCCGAACTCTGTTGCTCTTTATTCCTTCCTCTCCGTGCACCCCCCCCTGCACCGTCGCTGTGGGTCAGTGAAGCTTCCCGGTCCGGCTCCGGTGCAGCGACGGCCTCGAGGCCGAGGCGGAGGGCGGGGGCAGCGAGTTGGCCCGCGCGCGGCTCTCCTGCACCTGCCGCTTTAGCTCCAGGCTGTCGTAGACCTGGCAGCTGCCAGTGCCCCCCGGGTTCCTGCTGAGCGGCAGGAaggtgggctggggctggggggtctcagggacctgggcttccggcaggggctgggaggagtgggggagcAGGGCCGAGCAGGGGGCCGGGGCCCGTTGGTAGGTGGTCTCGCCCAGCATGGTGAGGGAGGTGGAGGTCGTCAGGGGGTGCCGAGCCGGCAGTGCCTCAGCCCACTCGGCCGCCCTGCGCCGGACCTCGTGGGGCTCGCGGGCGTTGTAGCTCAGGTGGCCCGTGGACGGGTGCGGGCTGCGGCTGGGCTGGCTGTAGGCGTGGCCGGGGACGCTCCGCCGGTGCGCCTGCGGGGAGCAGTGCTCCCGGGCCTCGGGCCGGGAGCCCCGGGGCACCAGGGCGGGCGGGGGCTCAGAGCCCTCCAGACCCCGCCGCCGCTGGTCCCAGGAGTCATAGAGGAGCTGGCCGCTTGAGGGGTAAGGGCTGTACCCCGCGGGGACCCAGGAGGGATTGGGGGGCAGCCGGCGGAGGGGCGGCGGAGGCGAGGCCCACTGCTCTACGTCCAGGCTGCCCCAGACTCGGGACTGGGAGCAGTGGGGCCCGCAGGACTGCAGCCGCAGCTCCGACTTGGCCTCCACGCGCTTGGGCATGCGGCGCAGCTCGGGCGAAAGgtagagggagggtgggggcagagtGGCCAGGATCCCGCCCCGGCGGCCCCACAGCCCCACGTTGGAGGGCAGGCCCATCTGTGGGTAAAGCCCTCCCCAGCCGCCCCATGGGTACTTGGGGTGTGGGAAGGCCAGGTCCTCCTCCTCCAGGTAGGAGTCCAGGTCACCCCTGAAGGAGGGCACCACCCGCAGCTGGGACATCTTGCCGCCCTGATGGTGGCTGCGGAAGGCTGAGCGTTTGTGGCAGAAATGCTTCTGGTTCTTCAGCCCCCACTGGTGGCTGCAGGAGtcgtggtggtgatggtggccgtggccgtggcggTGGCCGTGGCGTTGGCGGGGGCCGCGGCTGCGGggtcggcggcggcggcggggggcggcggcggcaggaGCGGGAGCTGCGGACATGGTGgtaggaggaagagggggagcgCGCCGGCCGGGCCAGCTTCACTTCCATGGGCTCCAGGGTGCAGTGGACGTGGACATCTTGGGGCTTGGCAGGGGGATCCTTGGAGGGACTTTCACAAGGCTGGGAGGTTTCATCTGGGGGTGACAAGAGTCTGTGAGGTCGGGACGACTCTCAAAAGAGCTTGGGGTTGGGAACAGGACGACATGGGTTTCTCAGGTTGTGCTGGTGACgttggggtgtggggagggggccgtgTCCCCGACCTCTCTTGCCGCCATACTTACTTTTCTGATTAATCCAAGAGATCGTCTTATCTAAGGCATTCTGGAGCCCATGCCacatctgggggtggggtggggtgggagtgaggACCAGGTGG
Encoded here:
- the TMEM102 gene encoding transmembrane protein 102; this encodes MASAVWGSAPWWGPPPPAPARPLTDIDFCSGAQLQELTQLIQELGVQESWSDAPKPGPDLLRAKDFVFSLLGLVHRRDPRFPPQAELLLLRGGIREGSLDLGPAPLGPYIRGPHYDVGFTLLVPVFSLDGTGQELQLDVESCSAWLCLPEQIRGTPIRDAWRDCLGPPVPGGRNSIHRTKSEGGPEGPQTSMDQHGYVTEPEPNVSLEEPASNVSGPKPPEQDGIDHGSSTPLKNLNGDIGKAAVLSPVPLLSEDWEAWPTLCPIQVATWFFASLAAVAESLFPVPGAPRLVHAARHAGFTTVLLATPGPPRRVLLFDLIPVVSVAGWPEGARSHSWAGPLAPESSSFYLVPGGHTKGPGAAGWQLCFARQELALKARIPAPLLQAHAAAQALLRPLVAGTRAAAPYLLRTLLYWACERLPALYLARPENAGACCLGLLDELGRVLEAGTLPHYFLSGQELRAGDGAAALLGALARLRGDPAQALGAAVEEAKAARKGGGLAGVGGGAH
- the SPEM3 gene encoding LOW QUALITY PROTEIN: uncharacterized protein SPEM3 (The sequence of the model RefSeq protein was modified relative to this genomic sequence to represent the inferred CDS: deleted 1 base in 1 codon); translated protein: MGERAHHGAQACSGTNPRKCQDLGESILLILGSVILLNVGINVVTLLWRHLKGSLRILFHHFFPKDKHPSCAGGHPMCTRCSVDPKNLCSRVASRFHRRPGFLAGYPNHLSSWIPDTNDEKASGCCWVPPPCGHAGAPVDAPWGPWKERVMGAGEAPQVTVLKAQAPFISRHETPSQFPRMSTVDVVPLLLAHESKTNTPDYDPPHAPAQTHTHSPAHTPEHTTAQAQTSFPAHGPEHTTPRARASSLAHGPEHTTPGAQTSFPTHTPEHTTPQAHTSFPAHTPDHTTPKAQTSFPVHAPEHTTPGAHASSLAHASEHNTPQAQTSFPTHTPEHTTPQAHTSFPAHTPDHTTRGAHSSSLAHAPDHTSQTQTSFPTHTPEHTTPQAHTSFTAHAPEHTTPQAHTCSPAQTLEYNLPQAQIHSPAQAPEYHSLQAHTYSVGLTPEHIAPQAHAAEHTPALVHGPEHTAVQAHTYPPGFTPEHTQPTPAQAQNPEHPSAHPLGHTPERVIAHAHLTHTHVPQPLVPTPTSAPAPPPTTLVPAPPPAPGPISVPAPGPALVMTLMTTPVSTPVSVTTRTPILTPIPSTLTAFGQDLPTGHVVYDARRVKQSAHHVCPPPPSAYSRKDAGTLPRPQEGQGLDSSGTAEPTTKQPNRDSAKPSTGSVLGYLELGNVEWKISNEAKDKVFQPKTFPYFSFHPCSSERRRTDSQTPVYPKFLVYSKEATPSQRCFHSPTTTQSSVSTIPPPCTLSLPLMSPRSFVPHQASNHQELSASVRPPTFPPTSKSSQSVSSSQFPIPPHFSKTFQPPIPPQPPKLQGSLGLNQDSGLQRTSSLSKDLRISRNPGLAEDPDLNKPPGLTLDSSLCKSRSPSQDSGLHKNLVITQDSGPQKSLGPTQNAGIFRSPCLAQPCNLHKDIPFPQTSDIQRSSGFMQNSDIYRNLEQNQETTHHKRQDLSQTTGLHNSTGPSQDSGIYKSTGHTHELGVSRSLGLPQDPCPQKSPYQDSGVNRCSGLIQTSGLHKGSGLTQDSGDYKNPGLTQDSDLAKNPGLTQAVEVERCGQTQDVGIYRSPEYTQDPNFHQYPGINQDPGPHKGPAFTQDHVLPKTQSLIRESSLHKDSPLISYPNHPKNPGLAPSTDSVQVLGLPQTPKSSLCPKSCASEQAPQKEDPQQRLPWPPASPSQNSSSPKPPVVIYNDLQTFSEVPLLIELQPSPRRAGGQDWAHRPVDPVPSASQSYRQMSMPPKVNWKPYCPGSGTRVGHVVFDARQRQCGAGRDKCEALSPRRSRQEACSNPRRPPRTGDIRV
- the SPEM2 gene encoding LOW QUALITY PROTEIN: uncharacterized protein SPEM2 (The sequence of the model RefSeq protein was modified relative to this genomic sequence to represent the inferred CDS: inserted 2 bases in 1 codon), with amino-acid sequence MENQLWYDNVGCCNQYQEHPQDPEDVLLLLVGLVILVNIAINVVTMMWHGLQNALDKTISWINQKNETSQPCESPSKDPPAKPQDVHVHCTLEPMEVKLARPARSPSSSYHHVRSSRSXAAAAPRRRRRPRSRGPRQRHGHRHGHGHHHHHDSCSHQWGLKNQKHFCHKRSAFRSHHQGGKMSQLRVVPSFRGDLDSYLEEEDLAFPHPKYPWGGWGGLYPQMGLPSNVGLWGRRGGILATLPPPSLYLSPELRRMPKRVEAKSELRLQSCGPHCSQSRVWGSLDVEQWASPPPPLRRLPPNPSWVPAGYSPYPSSGQLLYDSWDQRRRGLEGSEPPPALVPRGSRPEAREHCSPQAHRRSVPGHAYSQPSRSPHPSTGHLSYNAREPHEVRRRAAEWAEALPARHPLTTSTSLTMLGETTYQRAPAPCSALLPHSSQPLPEAQVPETPQPQPTFLPLSRNPGGTGSCQVYDSLELKRQVQESRARANSLPPPSASASRPSLHRSRTGKLH